In Euwallacea fornicatus isolate EFF26 chromosome 19, ASM4011564v1, whole genome shotgun sequence, the sequence AGAATGAACTGATTCCTAAGCAGGCTTTGCTCTGGATTTGCTCCTAAAGAGGCTGATATAAGGTACAAATTTGCAGAGCCCAGATTGAGGTATTAAACGGAACTGGTTGTATCTAACCTGCAGAAAAATTTCCCATGATATCCATTAATATGCccaaaatactttcaaattgtttttaaccAGAACTCTACTAATGCATGCTTAGCTGACATAGGCCAGGCTAGTGCTACTAGttcatttttaatgagaaataatcATTTGACTGAAGTAGCTAATGTGACGCGAAGCCATCAAatctcaaaaaagaaaataaaacacacatGTGTAAATCTTAGgacatgaataaatttttatgttgagTATGATGTTATATGTCacatctgattttttttcctaaatatttaCAGGGTTCCAGCTGTGACTGCATAGGCTGGAAAAGGCCCGAAAGGTCTGAAGTCCCCTTTTCACCAGGGTTTGAGGACAGGTGTAAATGTGAACACACATTAGGTaataatatagttttttccaatttaatgcAAAGCTGAATTTAATTCTTACAACaaagataaacaaaaataagtgGTCATTAAAATAGTATTGATTCAGGATTCTAAGCTCCATATGAACTTTAttgcataaaaattttgaattttttaaacaatatattcAGTTCAAAATCACATCAATTAACATAAATATCCACTGTTTTTGTACCTTCTTCATTCTCAAATTCTAATTCTGCTCCAATGTCTATGTAATTTTAGAAAGTCATATATCCCATCTTCGTGCTAAGACTGAGGAAACAATTAACTGGTTATTAGGCATGGTTGTAGATGTTGATAATATGTACACTGCAATGTCTAGACAAGAAAATCCAGAAACCAAAAAAgtgtatttatatttttacaaagTAAGTCTTAACTTCTTAGGCAgttgatatttgaaaattaatcaattcctTCAGGTTTTAAGGAACTGCGTTTTAACGTTGGAAAAACCAGTAGTGGAAGGGCCTGTAGGGCAACCGCCCTTTGAAAAACCTAGCATCCACAAAGCTGTCACCAATCTCCTTTTATACAAATACTCTCATATTGGTCAGGAATTGAAAACTATGTACgaaatggtaaaaatattgtttcattGCTTGAACACATGGGATTTTCCCACTCCAAGCagtcagaaaaatataataaatccaGAAGAGGCCAAGTTGTATACTATAGAATATACTAGGTAATATTGCTTAAATTACCAGACAAATTTCACTTGTTCAGGGATTGCTCCTCTGGCTAGGTGGTTAGTCTTCTGTGAGATTCCTAAATTCTGCGATTCATTGCCGCATTACGAGACTACTCAGGTGTTTGGGAAGCGATTGCTTAGAGCTGTGTTTAAATACATAAGGAAGCAGATGATGGATCAGTTTCATAAAGAAAGAGATACCATGACATTCGGTTTGATTCTCATCtgcttaaaattatttaaaataatataatgtttGGCTCTAGAacgcaaaataatgcttctgAACAACTTTCCTCCCTTTTTAAACCAACTCGAGGAGGAAATTTATTCTCCAAATTCGCCCATTTGGGACCCGGAATTTAAAGCTCAGCCAATAACATTTCCTCTAGATAGCAGGGGTATGAATCGAGGTAAGTTgattgaaatgtttattttcgaaactAAAATGATGTTGATTAGGAGCTTCAAGTTCCAAAAAAggtgaatttgaaaaattgactgGGGGACCTGTAGATAAAGATGGATTTACCACTGTAACAGTAGCGTCAGGTattgttaatgaaaaatattagtgAACCATAGTAGTATGTGTTGGACGTGTTTATTAGGAAAAACTATAAGATCAAGTGAAGGGACTCCAAGAGAGGCTAAAAGGAAGAAATTGGCGCAGGATGAAGCATTCGAAGACATTACTACAGAGGCGGTCAATCAGATTATGAATGTAATTGATGATCCGAATTATATGAGCAGCACCGATGTGAGTAACTTTCCATACTTAAAACAGGATTTTGATTAGTCCCAAGCGCACATTTAGATGGTTTTCTCTGAACATCCTGCCCCCACCGACGAGGCTCCGAAATTGGAAGAGAAAAATGGTGTCATTCAATTGCATTTAATTGGTAATAATCTTACACAACCCGTTTCTAAGCAAGTGATGCTGTGGTTTATCGGGTTAAAGAACGTATTTTCGCATCAGTTACCGAGAATGCCCGCGGAATATATCACTTTGTTGCTGTTTGACCCGTAAGTAATTTATCAAAGTTTGaccaatattaattattgctttATTAGAATTACCTTCGTGTTCTCCttcatattattttcttgCTTTAGTGTATtgatcttaaaatattttatctttcTTTAAGGAAACACAGAACGATCGCTTTGATTAAAGACAACCAGCCAATCGGTGGTATTTGCTTCCGGCCCTTTTTTACTCAAGGCTTCAccgaaattgttttttgcgCACTAATCTCACGCGAGCAAATTAAAGGCTATGGTACCCATATGATGAATCATCTTAAGGACTATCACGTTTCGAAAGGAATTTATCATTGTCTGACTTACGCCGATAAAGAAGCCATAGGTAAATTACATCTACCAATGCGATTTCTTTCTGAAAACCTATATAGGCTATTTCGAGCGTCAAGGATTCTCGGATCACATCAAGCTGAGCCCATCGGTGTATCAGGGTTACATAAAAGAATACGAAGCTGCAACCTTGATGCACTGCGAGCTGAATCCCAAGATTATTTACACACAGGCGACGAGCGTGTTGCAAAGGCAGAAGAAGTTCATCAAGCAGCTGATTTATCAACAGCAACGATTGGTGTCTAAAGTACATCCCGGGATTACCTTTTTTAAAGACGGTTTGTTCAAGACCCCTACGCAATTAGTGGTTTCTAAGTAACCCAGATTTTTAGGAGTCAAAAGTATCCCTATTGAGTCAATTCCTGGTCTAGAAGAAACCGGCTATAAGCCCGCTACCCGTGTTACAAGAGGCCAACACTTGGAAGAATCGCAAGATGTCGATACTCTTACTAATATGCTGAAGACCGTACTTACCGCTgtatgttctttttttaacatacaacaaattttatatatttttatgttttatatcTTCTAAACCTAAAGAGATATAGAGCGAATTAAACTGCAACAAAGTTGGCCATTTTgaagtttataaattaataaattcacGTTGACAATAGATTATATTACGGTGTGCCTTATAAAAGTAACCACCTTATATACGGGTTTCAggtgaaaagtcaccaatcaTCGGCCCCATTTAGACAGCCTGTAAGCAAGGCAGAGGTGCCTGATTATTACGACCATATCAAATACCCAATGGGTAAAGAGGCATTAGctgtcttaaatttttttctattcaaaaaTCGTTTGCTTTTAGATCTTAAAACAATGACCGAAAGACTGAAGTCGAAGTATTACGTCTCCAGGAGGCTCTTTATCGCTGATATGATGCGAATCTTTACCAACTGCAAGATATACAATGCTCCCGAGACGCTTTATTATGAATGTGCGGTGACTTTGCAGCAATATTTTCAGACCAAAATGAAGGAATTGGGTTTGTGGGATAAATAATACACTTGAGTCTGGCAAGTTTCAAATATTGATAACAATGAATagcttaaaaacaaaaacgtacAAAGTTGTTTTTATAATAACCACCCAATTTTTTACCCGATGACACCGTTTTATATTGCCATAactatttataacaaaatctattaaaattcaaatatcgaTGACTTGACGTTATGGCGAAGGGAATTGCCCAAGGTAATTAGTCGACAGCTAAGTCGAAAATTAACAAGGGTTAACGCTAGCAGTAGAGCTTATACAAAAAGACCAGGGAAGTCAAGTGTAATTGCGGGCCGCATTAAATGTCCCGAAATCTGGAAGCTGACCCAAGGATGGTACTATATAAATTCTAGAAATCGAAGAGCGTTCGTCTAATTAGGGTTTTATAACCtctggttatttttattcatattcaaaaataatttattaaaataagtttttccgAAAAGCGCATAAGACCTCATAATGATACCTTATAAAATAGAGATTTAATggtcacaaacaaaaaagtaacaaattgCGAAATTGAAGTGTC encodes:
- the Gcn5 gene encoding histone acetyltransferase KAT2A translates to MEQEASSSIFAQGPEGSTEEKKSEEIGSRWRNLQKIRQKKQQILLLPMSRKLQKLAVYSKCQGSSCDCIGWKRPERSEVPFSPGFEDRCKCEHTLESHISHLRAKTEETINWLLGMVVDVDNMYTAMSRQENPETKKVYLYFYKVLRNCVLTLEKPVVEGPVGQPPFEKPSIHKAVTNLLLYKYSHIGQELKTMYEMVKILFHCLNTWDFPTPSSQKNIINPEEAKLYTIEYTRWLVFCEIPKFCDSLPHYETTQVFGKRLLRAVFKYIRKQMMDQFHKERDTMTFERKIMLLNNFPPFLNQLEEEIYSPNSPIWDPEFKAQPITFPLDSRGMNRGASSSKKGEFEKLTGGPVDKDGFTTVTVASGKTIRSSEGTPREAKRKKLAQDEAFEDITTEAVNQIMNVIDDPNYMSSTDMVFSEHPAPTDEAPKLEEKNGVIQLHLIGNNLTQPVSKQVMLWFIGLKNVFSHQLPRMPAEYITLLLFDPKHRTIALIKDNQPIGGICFRPFFTQGFTEIVFCALISREQIKGYGTHMMNHLKDYHVSKGIYHCLTYADKEAIGYFERQGFSDHIKLSPSVYQGYIKEYEAATLMHCELNPKIIYTQATSVLQRQKKFIKQLIYQQQRLVSKVHPGITFFKDGVKSIPIESIPGLEETGYKPATRVTRGQHLEESQDVDTLTNMLKTVLTAVKSHQSSAPFRQPVSKAEVPDYYDHIKYPMDLKTMTERLKSKYYVSRRLFIADMMRIFTNCKIYNAPETLYYECAVTLQQYFQTKMKELGLWDK